The genomic stretch GAAGATCTGGTTCTcaccgattttcgggtaaattccaaaaaaatcgggaaatcggattaatcatgtgataaaaacatggaaaatgatcttcttgatgaaacaaagttgtacTGTAAGTtgcaagttctaaggataatcctaacaagagttattattttCCGAGTTATAaaggtttcatagagattttaaggggtcgtttcgagtaatagccaatatcaaagcctctaagaggcatgggacctaaaaattggCATGCAGGTGCCTAATAGGTAAATACTGAAACTCAGTATCATAGCCATCCAACGTAGCGTTAAGGAGTGTTATTAagaaaaaccgtcaggggggcatAGATCGTATTATTCCATAGTGGACATTGCGGAAAGTGGAGGTGGCATATTTCGACGTTGTTTGCTTGGTCTACAACCTTGCCGAAGTAGATCTTCTGTAACCTACCGACTGGGAAGTACTTACCAGGTGATGCTGTTcagctatatttaaaaatattatgtttCAGTCAATTTCTAGGGTTTATATGAAGCAAGAATTTCCAAAAATCTCACAAAACATCGAGACATCAAGACCAGATCTTAACAAATCAACTCAACCTAAGGAATTCTACGATAAAATGAGTGAAATCACAAAGTGACAATAAATTTAAgactatatatttataaaaatcaactgaacacaaaatacaaacttAATTCCTAAGCGtcttgaaataaaattgaagcTGTACAGCGACAATCGATTTGAATCATCTGAGCGATGCGCAGATTTCAGGAAAAAAATTCTAActaaatttgttaaatttacATAAAATCAATTTACATACTGCTTGAAGGGTAAGCACTTTCTAAAGGCATTTATTGAGTTTTGCAACTCTCCTTCTTATTTCCCTTTTTCGAACCTTCTCTCTTCTTTCTACTACCTTCCTCGTGCTCGGTGTCCGATACATCTGATGTACTATCGCCGACTAATTCGTTCGAGACGTCCAAAAACTGCTGCGGAATGTCACCTGCATGCGTCGAAAGTCTTTGCTTTGGTGACGGTTCAGGACTCGGCTGAGGAACGGGGTCCTTTTCAAATCCTAATAATTCTGGGACAGACGGAACAGGTTCTTCCGGATTGGCTTGTTCATTTTCAGCTGGCTGGATCGCCTTTTCAACTTCCTTcgccttcttcttcttctttttctttttccgtTCCTTAGGGACGGGGTCGGCTTCGGGTGACTCCACGCGATTCTCTTCAGGATTAACAACTTGTATTTCGGGTGCTTTACTTCTCGGCGCGTTAAAACTTTCAACGCGTACCAACCACGGCTCGTTTTTTTTAGCAACGGGATGAGCTCTACCTGCTTCAACTGAGGAATCCGCATCAGCGGGCATGTCTGTGTTGTCAACAGGAGGATCGGTTGTAGTTTCCGCCTTCGCCTTACCAGTTATCCCGAAAACACCAAATGTTGCATCGGAAGGAATACCGTCGGCGGAGTCGGTTTCAACAACAGTGGAATATGCTTCCTCAGCTATTTGGTCATACAAATCAACTACATTTTTACGAACTTCGGTTTTCTCCTGCTCTGATATTGACGTTGAACGAACCACTAGTGGACTTTGTTCCGAGAATACACCAGCTTTCACAACGGTCGGTTTGTTATCCTCTAATGTCTCTAACAACTCTGATTCTTCAACTGTTGCTTGGACGCTCATTCCAGCGCCGTCTACAGCATCATTACTAGCGTCGTAATCGCGAGGGGGCAATTCATAATTCACACTCGGCTTAGATATATCCTCTACAGCGTTCTCCTTTAATTCTGATTGGTCGGACAACTTATTTGGCGAAATAGATACATTCATTTTTTGCGCTGTAGGGCTCGAACTCTCTTCGGCGGATGGAGCAGGGACACCACTCTCGTCGGTATTAATTTCATGAAAATCATCGACAGTTGACTCACCGATGCTTTCTACGTTAACAATATCCTGACTAAGTTCCAACTGGCTGATATCACCACTCACTGTTGTCAACTCGCTGCCCTCCGACTCCACTTCTACGTAAGGACTGCATCGAGTCGTATCGTCACTTAAGGCAACACGTTCTGCGGGAGGAGAGGCCACCTCACTGTATTCAATTGTTTCGTATTTCATATCTTCGTTTGAATCTTTTAAAGTTTCAGAAGGAATACTTTCCGTCGATTCGTCTGCTTGCGAAACCTCGTTAACTGCGGTTACGTCAATGACGCTAGTTACATCGTCATTCGCAAAGTAACGATCCACGTTAAATGTGTCGCTGTGTTGCGCGGAAGAATCATCGTCGTCATTTCCcatcaaatatttatttacattgatGTCACTAGTGTCATCGGACACTGGAGATGTATCGCCCCCAACCATTGACGAAACGTCGAGAGTCTTTCCGTCCGATGACGGTTTGGAAGAATCGTCCATATTAACTATATCATATTCGTCTTTCTGGACTGGTTTTACCAGATCCACGCTGATTTCAAGTGGTACGTCCGACTCTAAGTCTTCATCCACACCTTCTGTCCGAGCAGACGACATTAGAGACGAGCGGCCAGACTTCTCGAACGACTTATCCTCGAAGTTCCTTATGCCGCCTTGCTGGGAGCCGTCGTCGATAACTTCGAAATCGTCGcatttttcgttgttgttgacGTAAGTGCCCATGTGACGTGCGTCCTCTCTGATCGCTTCGGCCTCCGTCGAAACATTTACAAAGGAGCGCTCCAAATCAGCTCGTTCGGCTAGAGGAAATAGTGAAAGAAGGAAAGCGTATAATGGGACAGAACTAAAACATGAGCAGACACAACAAGCAAGAAGATCGCCCTTCCAAAATATCCACGCAGTCTAGTGTCCCATAGCCACTCTCCTTCTTCCACTTAAAATAGATTTCCTCACGAGCATGACCTTGCATTCTCAAACATACAGAAGAAAACAGAATATAGTACACAGCCGACTGCGGATACCTGAGGACGATTTTCCTGATATATACAATGCTAATATAGAAAAGCGAAAAAGGCGAAACACGGTATTTTCAACAACGCAGAAAGCGGGATTTGCGCAAGTTGTAGTCTCAAAAAATAAGAAAGCATGTTCTTAAAAGCAACATGATAAATGAAAAATGGCTCCTGAGACAAGTTAGCAAAACGTGTCGtcaaacattataaaaataCTAGACCAGAGTGTGGCCTTAATATTAACTCTTATTTCGCCgtcattttttccaaaaaatttggACAAAAAGTGCCTGAactatttaaaccattttcggcTAAAACTTTAGAATTTTGGAACTTTAGTTATCCTAAATAATGAAGTTCAACTACATGcatgttctttaaaaatattttgaattttaagaCTAGTTCTAATTGACCAtttcaattaaaatattttgacattttgataaaattttctgACAATTGCTGACTTCATTGACAGGGTGGACATCCTGGAGACACATGTCGTGCAGCCATTAgtaacaaaacaacaactatCACCCTCACTGTGCTTTccaatttcaatttcaaaaaataggCGCAGTGTGAACGCATTAGTCTCAAACACATGAAAACACTTACGCCTCATATGGTCTGCTCCTATCCTGCTCCGTGGAGTTTCAGTTTCCGTCTCTGTTTTTAGTTCGGCTATCTCATCTTTTAAACTTTGTATCTATATTTTAAGAACACCAAGGAATTAAGATTAAACAATAAGGCTAAAAGAACATTGACGCAGCGTTGTCATTCTTAAGGGAAAAAATAATGCGGAAGAAAAATAATGCGGAAAAAGGATGTGGAATTAATGTTTGCGAATTCTCTACGTTTTCGTAAActtaaattaaacatttttcaaacaagGATAGACATTCATTTCTGAAGGTAATAGTATCTGTGGATAATTAGTTTTAAcatgttgcaaaaaaaaaaaaaaaaaaaaaaaaaatgaaaaagcaatGTAGCGTATAGATTTAAAACTTACTTCCGCCAGTAAAGATTCTCTTTCAGCAAGCTCTTCACTGGATGTGCCTAAAAATTAAAGTGATTTGTTGGTATATCGATTCATCGGTTCCACATTAATACTAAAATGCCTCAACTCACAGTCGCCATTCTCTTTTAAAGTCAAAACTGAGttcgcatgttaaaaaaatcatgGCAAATGGACCCTTTGAGGATTACACAACAAGGACAGACAACAGGATAAGACAATATTGATATAGAAGACCGatattaagtaaaaaaattggGACCAAAAATAATGAAAGTCTTCATTTGTGCCATTATGGGTGGAATTAACGCTTTACTTGAAGAGGTCCTAAGTTGAGAAGTGACGTAACACAATGTTGTAGAGCTTAGTATCGATAGTGCTATCACAAAGAAATGGAAGGAGATTAGAATGAGAGAGGTAGTGCCATTTCGAAATGTCCTGGATATCTGCCATTTTTATATACAATTTAAGGTTAGAagtctttttcaatttttttccctATAAATTCTGCCATATTTTAGGGTTTAATTTAACAGACAGGTAAAATTGtggcaaatgtaaaaaaaaggaaaataacatCGCCAAATGTTCGAACTTTTTAGTAGGCAAGTATTAAATAGACTGGAAACACAAGAAGTTACTACAAGATAaagaagttatttttactgGGACGAATTTCTTTCTTTCGCAATTTTAATAGtaaaattaagattaaaggggctacggaacggctgttggttttcaactttagtgacttacacggaaggcgagctgatggcggcgaaaatcaaactggctatttttccgggatgtatgtaatttacagactcgaacatatagatatatctagaatttttatcttctccagccttggtcatgtttttatCCAGAAAAGTCtcgctgaaatatttttttgtaatatacttttcgcaaaaaaatattGAGCAAAGTGTGCTGGTCTGTTTATTGTGCAAActgcgtttgccggatttttaatatgtgtgcgggatatacggaatgtgaacATTTTAACCGATTTAATTAAGATTAAGAGTCTATCCTTTTTACTTTACATTCTTAACGTAACTGCTGGTAACGGTTACTACAAGATACTGTACCATAActagacaaatttttttttggaaattttcatattttcaggTGTTCCAGTAATTTTCGTGATTTAGTTGTTATTAAATCGAAACATAAATGCATCATGCATCATAATATACACCCTTAAAATCTGAAAACTcgaatatctgaaaaaaaaatgtttttagggtTCTTAAAGCTTTGAGACGTTAAATCAACACCACAGTGAGAACCCTAAAATCTCACTAAAAGTTGCATCTTTATGTCCAtgacatcattaaaaaaataaacggtACTACGCGTGCGATTGAAAACCAAAAAAGATCTACTGCTATTTTCGCTTCTTTTCAATAATAACATAACAGCATgacatttttatgaaaaaaaacatataaatttcATTTTAGCCATTACAATGGAATGGTAGAGTCAAATATATGGCTCGTAGCAAATAAATTGGTTACCTATATGATTCGATAATGTATTGTGGTGAGAAGTGGTGTTAAAATTGTCTCCATCCGTGCTGTCTTGTTCTTTTAAAGTACCATCCAAGTTTATACCATGTTCCTAACACAAGAAATAAAGCACTACACATTATATCACATTATTAAACGCCCATTAAATGATGAATATCACAGAGTGGGTGTTTTTTAGAGAATGACACCCTCTGTGATAAAATAGCCACTCTGTGATAAAATGGCTACTCTGTGATAAAATGGCCACTCTGTGATAAAATGGGCACTTTCAAATAAACTTTCATCTCCGATAAATGGCCACTCTCCAATAAATGACCACTCTCCAATAAATGACCACTCTTCCGTAAATGACAACTCTTCCGTAAATGACCACTCTCCGATAAATGGCCACTCTTTGGTAAATGGCCACTCCGATAAATGGCCACTCTTCGATAAATGACCACTCTTCGATAAATGGCCACTCTCCGATAAATGACCACTCTCCGATAAATGACCACTCTTCGGTAAATGACCACTCTTCGGTAAATGGCCACTCTTCGGTAAATGGCCACTCTACGATAAATAGCCACTCTCCAATAAATGACCACTCTTCGCTAAATGGCCACTCTCCAACAAATGGTCACTCTCCGATAAATGACCACTCTTCGGTAAATGGCCACTCTCCAACAAATGGCCACTCTCTGATAAATGACCACCCTCCGATAAAAGGCTACTTTCAAATAAACTTTCACTCTTCAATAAAAGCCAACTCTCTAATAAAGACAGAAAGACTCAACCTAGTTACAATAATGTAAAAACTTACGTCTAATATTCTTTCTCTATCTTCTAACAGTTTCGTGCATTTTGTTAATTCTTCTGTCGTGTTCTCGTGATCTCTGTGTAGTTTATTATAGTCCTGAAACCGTATTAGAGTTAGTTAGCATTACCTGCTGACTATGCAAAAAACTGTCAACACTATATCTCATGACATATCCCCCACGCCCTATGAAAACTCTCCAGATAATGACAAATATTATTGTTCCATTAACAATACAAAATTCTGATAAAATTAACAGTAAAAAAGGGCaggaaaagaataatttaaaacattttacacGCTAGGTCACACAACACACAAAATTTCATGAATTAAACATAGTATATACAAAATCGCAAGAGGCTTTCATCTTTCAGCTTTAAATTCATAACAAAACATTTTCCTTGCCAAATCAGGCTTATTCACAACACAAAACTAATACAGTAAAACAAacgattttattaaaaaaatcccTTGAATATTTCATGATTTTTCtagacttttattttgattatagAGTCTTGTTTTAGTCTGCAGAGTCGTATCTTTTTGGATAGACAAATTATTCTTACTTTCGTTTTATGTAATAGTTCGTCCTTGACGTTTTCCAAATTTTCATCTAAGTCTTCGATACTATAGAAATACAAGGATTACACACGTTAAGGTGATACATCATGATCCAAGGATATAAAAGGGTCATCTTATTAATGTACAACAACCATGCCAATATTCAAACAACTCTCTGCTAGTAAAGCAGTGATacttcattttatttctgaaatGATCTCACAAAAACAATTTCACATAGGccaatttttataattattggTTTGCCGTTTTTTTGACCTATAGTTTTAGTGCAGTGTTGGTCAGTCAGttagtaaacaaattttttcttttttactttcgtTACATAACTGCCTTCTCTGGGTTTTTTGTGACCCTCACTTTACTGCATTAAGCTGGGTATAGGCATAGGACAGCCTAATcttaataaatcaataaattaaaaagattagGCTATATGAAAGGTTTTTTTATCTAGTTTAGAAGGTTATCGTAAATGAACGTAAATAAACACCCAGCGTCTATTAAACGGCCATCTTCAATAAGCCTCCCTCCTggctaaaaaaattgactttttcttAATGTTTTTCTCATTCAAATTTATATGTAGTAAATTTATAATGCAATTAAAGGtatgtcaaaaaatttcttaGTAACAGTTTAACTATgtgaaaataaaagaatgttgAAAACTCCTGTTTATGATTAGCAAGAAATTAAAAACGTTGGTCGGAAACTGCAAATATATCTTTTAAGGATGGCCTTAAAAAAACCCATTGGGAAAACAACCTTAGATTGTGAAACATTTTCTGAAAGTGAAACATCCTCTGAATTGCAAAAGTCGTATTAAAATAACCTAACAAGACTAAAGACCTGATTAGTTTGTAACAGAACTTACATATCTTTTAGACATTCCACTTGATACTGTAGGGCCTGCCTTTCATTATCAAGTTGGGCTGTATTAACCATAGCCTTACGgtatttttcttctgtttccCTCAGTGCCTCCTACGTTTAACAGAAATTGACAATATTACAAAGTAAAAGGAAATGTTGTACTAGGTATGAATTTGTATCCCTAAGAAACacacacaaaacaaacaaataacaaaagAGAACTGATAAAGGTTACTAAATCAGAATGCAGATAAAATAAAAGGGCTATAACGTGCAAGTACAACTAACAAGGAGGAAATGTCTCAACTTATAGAAAATACAGTTCGATAAAATTTATTACGTCaacaatgaaataaatttatgtGCTTACTTTAAGTTGTggatcaacaacaacaactggaGGTTCAGCATTGAATGAGGGAGCAGTTGATGCTGTTATACGAGCTGATGAACCCTTAATGGAGAATATCATTCTCTTGAGAAAGTATacaaatattcttttttaaaaagaagtatAATTAGTCTTTTATGTGTAAGTACAAAAACTTATCTTGGCAAAATTGAATTTGGAACATAATAAACGATTATATAGATTATCAAAACAgtgcttaaaataaatattgaaccACGGTCAGTCATACTGACTGCCGGAAAAACAAAATGACTGGTCAAATTCGAATTTTTCAgtggataaaaaatatatgcGATTCCTTGCGCAATGGTaatcatgaaatttaaaaaggcATGGGAATAAGATTTATACTTTTTTCTCTACAAACGGCTAATGGCTATACCTTTTATTTGTAGTCAAGATAGCAgcattttagctagctagctacattaaaACAAAAAGCATAAATTGAAAGATATGATATTTAGATTATTATCTATTGTTAATGGTagataaataatgttttttttacgaaGCAAGGAAACCATCACTGGTCAGTCTGACCATCAACAAAATTAGGCAGTCAATGACCGTTGACCAGCTGTTATTTTAAGcgctgcaaaataaaaatataaaatttggcgAATAT from Hydractinia symbiolongicarpus strain clone_291-10 chromosome 12, HSymV2.1, whole genome shotgun sequence encodes the following:
- the LOC130621170 gene encoding leucine-rich repeat flightless-interacting protein 1-like, which gives rise to MASPTAVGRRRGLPKQMSSEDQALNQIAKEAEARLAAKRAARAEARSIRMKELEKKQKEADEEMDKAYEEEEEPSHRKRGSSARITASTAPSFNAEPPVVVVDPQLKEALRETEEKYRKAMVNTAQLDNERQALQYQVECLKDIIEDLDENLENVKDELLHKTKDYNKLHRDHENTTEELTKCTKLLEDRERILDEHGINLDGTLKEQDSTDGDNFNTTSHHNTLSNHIGTSSEELAERESLLAEIQSLKDEIAELKTETETETPRSRIGADHMRPERADLERSFVNVSTEAEAIREDARHMGTYVNNNEKCDDFEVIDDGSQQGGIRNFEDKSFEKSGRSSLMSSARTEGVDEDLESDVPLEISVDLVKPVQKDEYDIVNMDDSSKPSSDGKTLDVSSMVGGDTSPVSDDTSDINVNKYLMGNDDDDSSAQHSDTFNVDRYFANDDVTSVIDVTAVNEVSQADESTESIPSETLKDSNEDMKYETIEYSEVASPPAERVALSDDTTRCSPYVEVESEGSELTTVSGDISQLELSQDIVNVESIGESTVDDFHEINTDESGVPAPSAEESSSPTAQKMNVSISPNKLSDQSELKENAVEDISKPSVNYELPPRDYDASNDAVDGAGMSVQATVEESELLETLEDNKPTVVKAGVFSEQSPLVVRSTSISEQEKTEVRKNVVDLYDQIAEEAYSTVVETDSADGIPSDATFGVFGITGKAKAETTTDPPVDNTDMPADADSSVEAGRAHPVAKKNEPWLVRVESFNAPRSKAPEIQVVNPEENRVESPEADPVPKERKKKKKKKKAKEVEKAIQPAENEQANPEEPVPSVPELLGFEKDPVPQPSPEPSPKQRLSTHAGDIPQQFLDVSNELVGDSTSDVSDTEHEEGSRKKREGSKKGNKKESCKTQ